One part of the Bacillus sp. FJAT-45350 genome encodes these proteins:
- a CDS encoding DUF3891 family protein, with product MILREKANEYIIYEQHHHAFLSGEMAKKFNRNLLKSTDFYDELVLAVYEHDRSWKGLDETLIWNDEKHVPYSFIDYPLILKLAFYKIAIDEVQQMSPYAALLCSMHYCSFFKQSNDKSVLQFLQKENKRQLEIKNQLVQLDEALLLMHFRLLQFCDDLSLYLCLNERGIDKENEHPWFQNGMANSETLSKENKRLNAQWLNENTVAVHSFPFQGKFHLKVQYKSVPKKLVREKGIAKAFYSVEYEEAVIKITDKEAKPQ from the coding sequence GTGATATTACGTGAAAAAGCAAACGAATACATCATCTATGAACAACATCATCATGCTTTTTTATCTGGTGAAATGGCAAAAAAATTTAATAGAAATTTATTAAAGTCTACTGATTTTTATGATGAACTTGTATTAGCAGTATACGAACATGATCGGAGCTGGAAAGGGTTAGACGAAACACTGATTTGGAATGATGAAAAACACGTTCCATATTCATTCATCGATTATCCTCTAATACTGAAATTAGCTTTCTATAAAATAGCAATTGATGAAGTTCAACAAATGAGCCCCTATGCAGCCCTTTTATGTAGTATGCATTATTGCTCATTTTTCAAGCAGTCAAATGATAAGAGTGTTTTACAGTTTTTACAGAAAGAAAACAAACGACAGCTAGAAATCAAAAATCAGCTAGTTCAACTTGATGAAGCGCTTCTATTGATGCATTTTAGATTACTACAGTTTTGCGATGATCTATCATTGTATCTTTGCTTGAATGAACGTGGAATAGATAAGGAAAACGAACATCCGTGGTTTCAAAATGGGATGGCAAATTCAGAAACTTTAAGCAAGGAAAATAAGCGATTAAATGCTCAATGGCTTAATGAGAATACTGTAGCAGTTCATTCTTTTCCATTTCAAGGAAAGTTTCATTTGAAGGTTCAATATAAGTCGGTTCCAAAAAAATTAGTACGAGAAAAAGGAATTGCCAAAGCTTTTTATTCAGTTGAATATGAAGAAGCTGTCATTAAAATTACTGATAAAGAAGCAAAGCCACAGTAG
- a CDS encoding nitroreductase family protein, translating to MSSTKSVIETMKKRQSIRTYEVQSIKETHSKEIQTFIQKEENLIGPFGTKGKIELVGVTNNVTDKGLKLGTYGFIKNPRAYLVGITVNNKYSLIEFAYTFQKLVLYLTGLGIGTCWIGGTFNRKSFEKELAISDGEFIPCITPIGYPKEKQRIFDKALRYVVKADNKKPWEQLFCDTNFDSKLTAEAAGVYREPIEMVRLGPSASNKQPWRLVLSQDCKTCHFYIEHTPNYSNKLGYTMQYLDVGIAMCQFELACKELEIDGQWIIEEPTIEIPNEQIEYVVTWISR from the coding sequence ATGAGCTCGACTAAATCAGTAATTGAAACGATGAAAAAGCGACAGTCGATAAGGACTTATGAAGTGCAGTCGATTAAGGAGACGCATAGTAAGGAGATCCAAACGTTTATTCAAAAGGAAGAGAATTTAATCGGGCCTTTTGGAACGAAAGGAAAAATAGAGCTTGTTGGAGTAACAAATAATGTAACGGACAAAGGGCTAAAGCTAGGAACCTATGGGTTTATTAAGAACCCTAGGGCATATTTAGTCGGAATCACTGTAAATAATAAATATTCACTTATAGAATTTGCTTATACTTTTCAAAAGTTAGTTTTATATTTGACAGGGTTAGGAATCGGAACATGCTGGATTGGCGGCACTTTTAATCGAAAGTCATTTGAAAAAGAATTGGCGATTAGTGACGGTGAATTTATACCTTGTATAACACCTATAGGTTACCCGAAAGAGAAGCAAAGAATATTTGATAAGGCCCTTCGTTATGTAGTTAAGGCCGATAACAAGAAACCGTGGGAGCAGCTTTTTTGTGATACGAATTTTGATAGTAAATTAACTGCTGAAGCTGCTGGTGTTTATCGTGAGCCAATTGAAATGGTCAGACTTGGACCATCAGCATCTAATAAGCAACCATGGAGACTAGTCTTATCACAGGACTGTAAAACGTGTCATTTTTATATTGAGCATACACCAAACTATAGTAATAAATTAGGTTATACGATGCAATATTTAGATGTGGGGATTGCCATGTGTCAGTTTGAATTAGCGTGTAAGGAATTAGAGATTGATGGTCAATGGATTATAGAGGAACCTACTATTGAAATTCCAAATGAACAGATAGAGTATGTTGTAACCTGGATAAGTAGATAA
- a CDS encoding class I SAM-dependent methyltransferase produces the protein MEKENKKDLDLQHPHWENFWGSSQNPELLSEPPSEAAKQAVKEFKKEGITKILELGGGLGRDTLYFATEGFQVYVLEYAESGVQTIQRKAIEEGVSSSIFALQHDVRDALPFENNFFEGCFSHMLYCMAFTNDELAFLSEEIKRVLKKDGLNMFTVRNTNDPMYKTGVHIEGNMFEIHGFIINFFDKYMVQSLSKGYELQSLTEFEEGSLPKRLYNVILKKG, from the coding sequence ATGGAAAAGGAAAATAAGAAAGACCTAGATTTACAGCATCCCCATTGGGAAAATTTTTGGGGAAGCTCACAAAATCCAGAACTTTTGTCAGAGCCACCAAGTGAAGCTGCTAAACAGGCAGTAAAGGAATTTAAGAAAGAAGGGATAACGAAGATTCTAGAATTAGGAGGGGGCTTAGGAAGAGATACGCTCTACTTTGCGACAGAAGGCTTTCAAGTATATGTACTTGAATATGCAGAAAGTGGGGTACAGACGATACAACGAAAAGCAATAGAAGAAGGAGTTTCTTCCTCAATTTTTGCATTACAGCACGACGTCAGAGATGCTCTCCCTTTTGAGAATAATTTTTTTGAAGGATGCTTTTCTCATATGCTGTATTGCATGGCATTCACGAATGATGAACTTGCTTTTTTATCAGAAGAAATTAAGAGAGTTTTGAAGAAAGACGGTTTGAATATGTTTACGGTGCGAAATACAAATGACCCAATGTATAAAACAGGTGTTCATATAGAAGGAAACATGTTCGAAATCCATGGCTTTATTATTAACTTCTTCGATAAATACATGGTACAAAGTCTTTCTAAAGGATACGAGCTTCAAAGTTTAACTGAATTTGAAGAGGGAAGTCTTCCAAAGCGGCTATATAATGTAATATTAAAAAAAGGATAA
- a CDS encoding copper amine oxidase N-terminal domain-containing protein yields the protein MKKILPIVTTTLAIGFIFSSSTVLASTPMNDSTKHPINEVQQEIEASNFINFKGTITDIKQHHNSIILIAENKDNSSIMHLPLTEDVLLVNNETTESFSKDVFEEGLEISVYYDKYKPVTMIYPPSIPPEIIVINENKMGTVKVSKFDKNLVSLDNKLQLHLSDETVLIDQQGKEITEDELYYKELLVFYTISTKSIPAQTTPSKIIALDQTNEQLLAEVQQIIEEDSYLKEGTRMIPIRQVAEHLGYEVTWDKGVLVSKENLSYTISIGKKAFGFNRSLRHFDVAPEIISSKTYVPEEFIYMLLNK from the coding sequence ATGAAAAAGATTTTACCAATCGTAACAACAACATTAGCCATCGGATTTATTTTTAGCAGTAGTACAGTACTTGCCTCTACACCAATGAATGACAGTACAAAACATCCTATTAACGAAGTACAGCAAGAGATTGAAGCTTCTAATTTTATTAATTTCAAAGGAACCATTACTGATATTAAACAACATCATAATTCGATTATATTAATTGCTGAAAACAAAGACAATTCTTCTATTATGCATTTACCACTTACTGAAGACGTACTATTAGTAAATAACGAAACAACTGAAAGTTTTTCGAAAGACGTTTTTGAAGAAGGATTAGAAATCAGTGTTTATTATGACAAATACAAACCAGTAACGATGATTTATCCACCATCGATACCACCAGAAATTATCGTTATTAATGAAAACAAAATGGGTACAGTTAAGGTTTCTAAATTTGATAAAAACCTAGTAAGCCTAGACAATAAACTTCAATTACATTTGTCTGATGAGACAGTGCTTATTGACCAACAAGGAAAGGAAATAACGGAGGACGAATTGTACTATAAAGAATTGCTTGTTTTTTATACGATTTCTACAAAAAGCATTCCAGCACAAACTACCCCGTCTAAAATCATTGCATTAGATCAAACAAATGAACAACTGTTAGCTGAAGTGCAACAGATTATCGAAGAAGATTCATACTTGAAAGAAGGAACAAGGATGATTCCAATTAGACAAGTAGCTGAGCATTTAGGCTATGAGGTAACTTGGGACAAAGGGGTACTCGTAAGCAAAGAAAATCTTTCATATACAATCTCAATCGGTAAAAAAGCATTTGGTTTTAATCGTAGTTTACGACATTTTGATGTAGCACCAGAAATTATTTCAAGCAAAACATATGTGCCAGAAGAATTTATATATATGCTTTTAAATAAATAA
- a CDS encoding pyridoxamine 5'-phosphate oxidase family protein produces MLQNIFSDVVETEEELSLMIGLPSELAKRKVITFLDKHCVDYISKSPFLVLSTSDQYGCDVSPRGDMPGFVQVLDKQHLVIPERPGNKRLDSLRNILANPKVGLLFFIPGLGETLRVNGKATIVKDEKLLEKMEVNGHRPLIGIGVEVEECFLHCAKAFIRSGLWEPSSWAETEKLPSPAKILSEHSKLPGVAVNTIHKNLQDSYNNRLY; encoded by the coding sequence TTGTTACAAAATATTTTTTCAGATGTTGTTGAGACCGAAGAAGAACTAAGTTTAATGATTGGTCTACCAAGTGAACTAGCAAAAAGAAAGGTCATAACATTTTTAGATAAACATTGTGTTGATTATATTTCGAAATCTCCCTTTCTAGTATTGTCTACTTCTGATCAGTATGGATGTGATGTATCACCACGTGGAGATATGCCTGGTTTTGTTCAAGTGTTAGATAAACAGCATTTAGTTATACCTGAAAGACCGGGGAATAAAAGACTTGATTCTCTACGTAATATCCTAGCTAATCCCAAAGTAGGACTTCTTTTCTTTATCCCTGGATTAGGAGAAACATTAAGAGTTAATGGTAAGGCTACAATTGTAAAAGATGAAAAGCTTCTTGAGAAGATGGAAGTAAATGGACATAGACCACTTATAGGGATTGGTGTGGAAGTTGAGGAATGCTTTTTACATTGTGCAAAAGCTTTTATACGATCTGGATTATGGGAGCCTAGTTCATGGGCTGAAACAGAAAAGCTACCATCACCTGCAAAAATCCTCTCTGAGCATAGTAAGCTTCCTGGAGTAGCTGTTAATACAATTCATAAAAATCTACAAGATAGTTATAATAATAGACTTTATTGA
- a CDS encoding NADH:flavin oxidoreductase/NADH oxidase — protein MSKLFEPFTFKGLELKNRIVMPPMCQYSVANKDGSPTNWHFVHYTSRAIGGAGLIIIEMTNVEDRGRISDRCLGLWSDNQIPAYKRIIDQCHQYGAKVAIQIGHAGRKAEDAPDLVSCSPIPFNENSRTPQELTTEEVEGLVVKFRESVERAIKAGVDTVELHGAHGYLIHQFSSNYSNKRTDKYGQDKFLFGEEIIHALKRVMPDNMPLLMRLSAIEYVEGGYDLDYSTEMAKRFQQAGVDMFHITSGGEGPIGSVGKPGVHPGYQVPFAERIKKETGAPVIAVGKLDNPMLAECTLGNEQADLIAVGRGMLKNPYWANDASLLLNKKPLTPFQYERAY, from the coding sequence ATGTCAAAACTTTTTGAACCTTTCACTTTTAAAGGGTTAGAATTAAAAAATAGAATCGTCATGCCACCAATGTGTCAATATTCAGTAGCAAACAAAGACGGTTCTCCTACTAACTGGCATTTCGTTCACTATACAAGCCGAGCAATTGGCGGAGCTGGTTTGATTATTATCGAAATGACAAATGTGGAAGACCGCGGTCGAATCTCTGATCGTTGCTTAGGTTTATGGAGCGATAATCAAATTCCTGCATATAAAAGAATCATAGACCAATGTCACCAATATGGAGCGAAGGTTGCTATCCAAATTGGACATGCTGGACGGAAAGCAGAGGATGCCCCTGATTTAGTGTCCTGTTCTCCGATTCCTTTCAATGAAAATTCGAGAACACCTCAAGAATTGACTACCGAAGAAGTAGAAGGATTAGTTGTTAAATTCCGTGAATCTGTTGAACGCGCTATTAAAGCAGGCGTTGATACGGTTGAACTTCATGGTGCTCATGGGTATCTTATTCATCAATTTTCCTCAAATTATTCAAATAAAAGAACAGATAAATATGGTCAGGATAAATTTTTATTTGGGGAAGAAATTATACACGCTTTAAAGCGTGTGATGCCAGATAATATGCCTCTATTGATGCGTCTTTCTGCAATTGAATACGTTGAAGGCGGATATGATTTAGACTATAGCACAGAAATGGCCAAGCGCTTCCAGCAAGCTGGAGTGGATATGTTTCATATTACATCTGGCGGCGAAGGACCAATTGGGTCTGTTGGAAAGCCTGGAGTTCACCCCGGATATCAAGTTCCATTTGCAGAACGAATCAAAAAAGAAACAGGAGCTCCAGTTATTGCTGTTGGTAAGCTAGATAACCCAATGTTAGCTGAGTGTACACTTGGAAACGAGCAAGCAGATCTAATCGCAGTTGGTCGAGGCATGCTCAAAAATCCATATTGGGCAAACGATGCTTCCCTACTATTAAATAAGAAACCTCTTACACCTTTTCAATATGAAAGAGCCTATTAA
- a CDS encoding transposase: protein MKFILILGSMIAPVLMVFIQKRWFVSRFIFDIIALISLLVFGNIASTSIYEIIKNETVFMTNIHGILLKPLFLYTGSYIGVYLLYTILLRILVDLRVKG, encoded by the coding sequence ATGAAATTTATATTAATTCTTGGAAGTATGATTGCCCCTGTGTTAATGGTGTTCATCCAAAAACGATGGTTCGTGTCTCGCTTTATTTTTGATATTATAGCTCTTATTTCATTATTGGTTTTTGGAAATATTGCTTCTACTTCTATATATGAAATCATCAAAAATGAAACAGTGTTCATGACAAATATTCACGGAATACTACTGAAACCTTTATTTTTGTATACTGGATCATACATAGGCGTTTATTTGTTGTATACTATTTTATTAAGGATACTAGTTGATTTGAGAGTAAAAGGATAA
- a CDS encoding Na+/H+ antiporter NhaC family protein, with protein MKDAILTFLFIITSLLLAAIFKIPLVIGFAVALMLVIILVICKGYTWREITVASYDGFKRIKPVIYILGLISLLIPSWIMSGTVPTMIYYIVNWIEPTWILLFAFFITAITSFILGTAIGTLGSLGIILVGVAIAVDVPIALVAGALVSGAFVGDRCSPLSSAFHLAANSVEVNPKKLFRNMLPTTLLLIFLSSFIYFIAGFFIQPKGITENMVVTNLLQENFHISIVTLLPIVVLFGSILLKVRTIFSLGLGVITGILIAVTLQDLSIVDILRNLGFGYSHSSTGLEDILRGGGILTMGQLFLFITLASMMNGILDRTQLFKVFMKKMFDKACSLTSYTARTASIGIIFAIVGCNQAFPVMLTGRSLKSTWEEAGYKKEELGRVVCDSALVISGLVPWNMVAILSAAAIGVSTVEYALFAVFLWLGPIVTILISFFRKGKYEGIYFEKVANQ; from the coding sequence GTGAAGGACGCTATTTTAACATTTTTATTTATTATTACGAGTCTCTTATTAGCAGCAATCTTCAAAATCCCATTAGTGATTGGATTTGCCGTTGCTTTGATGTTAGTAATTATACTTGTTATATGTAAAGGCTATACTTGGAGAGAAATAACTGTAGCTAGCTATGATGGATTCAAGCGGATAAAACCAGTAATCTATATTTTAGGATTAATCTCTTTACTTATTCCATCATGGATTATGAGTGGAACAGTACCGACAATGATATATTATATTGTTAATTGGATAGAACCTACCTGGATATTGTTATTTGCCTTCTTTATTACGGCTATTACATCGTTTATTCTAGGAACTGCAATTGGTACACTTGGGTCTCTTGGGATTATTCTCGTTGGAGTAGCAATTGCGGTTGATGTTCCAATTGCATTAGTGGCAGGTGCACTAGTTTCTGGGGCTTTTGTTGGGGACCGTTGTTCGCCCTTATCATCAGCATTTCATTTAGCTGCTAATTCTGTAGAAGTTAATCCGAAAAAATTATTTCGAAATATGCTTCCAACAACACTTTTGTTGATTTTCTTATCCTCATTTATTTATTTTATAGCTGGTTTTTTCATTCAACCAAAAGGAATAACTGAGAATATGGTTGTTACGAATTTATTACAAGAGAACTTTCATATATCGATTGTTACTTTATTACCGATTGTCGTTTTATTTGGGAGCATCCTATTAAAGGTCCGAACAATTTTCTCATTAGGACTGGGAGTCATTACTGGAATTCTTATAGCTGTAACTCTTCAAGACCTTTCTATTGTTGATATTTTAAGAAATTTAGGGTTTGGTTACAGTCATTCAAGTACAGGGCTAGAAGATATTTTAAGAGGCGGTGGTATTTTAACAATGGGTCAGCTGTTTCTTTTTATAACGCTTGCTAGTATGATGAACGGAATTCTGGATAGAACGCAATTGTTTAAAGTGTTTATGAAAAAAATGTTTGATAAGGCTTGTTCTCTCACAAGCTATACTGCAAGAACAGCATCCATAGGAATCATTTTCGCCATTGTAGGGTGTAATCAAGCTTTTCCTGTAATGCTCACAGGCCGTTCGTTGAAGAGTACGTGGGAAGAGGCTGGCTATAAAAAAGAGGAGCTTGGAAGAGTTGTCTGTGATTCCGCTCTTGTAATATCTGGTTTAGTGCCTTGGAATATGGTTGCAATTTTATCAGCTGCTGCAATTGGTGTGTCAACAGTAGAGTATGCTTTATTTGCGGTGTTTTTATGGCTTGGACCGATTGTAACTATTCTAATAAGCTTCTTCAGAAAGGGTAAGTACGAGGGGATTTATTTTGAAAAGGTAGCGAATCAATAA